A window of Tautonia plasticadhaerens contains these coding sequences:
- the metG gene encoding methionine--tRNA ligase, with translation MSQPSTFFITTAIDYPNSRPHIGTAFEKIGADVQARFRRMEGVDTYFLMGNDENTIKVSKRAKELGVEPQPYVDDMASQFKDAWHALDISFDDFIQTSEERHHVGCRRFIQAVHDAGDIDKRPYKGLYCEGCEEFKSAKDAVSPDGRELKSIEEAEAAGACCPNHPNTPLRIVEEENYFFKLSSYADRLLAHYEAHPEFIQPESRRNEILNLVRSGLQDVSISRKGFTWGIKIPFDEEQTIYVWFDALLNYITALGYGSDDAKFRRYWPADVHVIGKDITRFHCALWPAMLMSAGLPLPNSVFAHGFVYRKDEGSGVLQKMSKSIGNVVEPIDLVRQFSSEGFRYYFMSQCPFGGDGEFSFERFAETYNTGLANNLGNLYSRTVTMCQRYFDGALEGSPDVDPNAWRAELDLPGLIEELRTFVGTFQYAAALQRIWLEVLDAANRYIEATQPFKLAKTDPDATRVVLVNLAEALRVVSILIKPFLPRTAETFYSAFNFADAQPWDRVSYRDASARPAGPDLRVTAPLVDGKVPPLFPKIDLKADAGKQG, from the coding sequence ATGAGCCAGCCGTCGACGTTCTTCATCACCACCGCCATCGACTACCCCAACAGCCGGCCCCACATCGGCACCGCCTTCGAGAAGATCGGCGCCGACGTCCAGGCCCGCTTCCGCCGCATGGAGGGCGTCGACACCTACTTCCTGATGGGCAACGACGAGAACACCATCAAGGTCTCCAAGCGGGCCAAGGAGCTGGGAGTCGAGCCCCAGCCCTATGTCGACGACATGGCCTCCCAGTTCAAGGACGCCTGGCACGCCCTGGACATCTCCTTCGACGACTTCATCCAGACCAGCGAGGAGCGCCACCACGTCGGCTGCCGCCGGTTCATCCAGGCCGTCCACGACGCCGGGGACATCGACAAGCGCCCCTACAAGGGCCTCTACTGCGAGGGCTGCGAGGAGTTCAAGTCCGCCAAGGACGCCGTCTCCCCCGACGGCCGCGAATTGAAGTCCATCGAGGAGGCCGAGGCCGCCGGCGCCTGCTGCCCGAACCACCCGAACACCCCCCTGAGGATCGTCGAGGAGGAGAATTACTTCTTCAAGCTCTCCTCCTACGCCGACCGCCTCCTCGCCCACTACGAGGCCCACCCCGAGTTCATCCAGCCCGAGAGCCGCCGCAACGAGATCCTCAATCTCGTCCGGTCCGGCCTCCAGGACGTCTCCATCAGCCGGAAGGGGTTCACCTGGGGCATCAAGATCCCCTTCGACGAGGAGCAGACGATTTACGTCTGGTTCGACGCGCTGTTGAACTACATCACGGCGCTCGGCTACGGCTCGGACGACGCGAAGTTCCGACGCTACTGGCCGGCCGACGTCCACGTCATCGGCAAGGACATCACGCGGTTCCACTGCGCCTTGTGGCCGGCCATGCTCATGTCGGCCGGGCTGCCGCTGCCGAACTCCGTCTTCGCCCATGGCTTCGTCTACCGCAAGGACGAGGGCAGCGGCGTCCTCCAGAAGATGAGCAAATCCATCGGCAACGTCGTCGAGCCGATCGACCTCGTCCGCCAGTTCAGCAGCGAGGGTTTCCGCTACTACTTCATGAGCCAGTGCCCCTTCGGCGGCGACGGCGAGTTCTCCTTCGAGCGCTTCGCCGAGACCTACAACACCGGCCTGGCCAACAACCTCGGCAACCTCTACAGCCGCACCGTCACCATGTGCCAGCGGTACTTCGACGGCGCCCTGGAAGGATCCCCCGACGTCGACCCCAACGCCTGGCGGGCCGAGCTGGACTTGCCCGGGCTGATCGAGGAGTTGCGCACCTTCGTCGGCACCTTCCAGTACGCCGCCGCCCTGCAGCGGATCTGGCTGGAGGTCCTCGACGCCGCGAATCGCTACATCGAGGCCACCCAACCCTTCAAGCTCGCGAAGACCGACCCCGACGCCACCAGGGTCGTGCTCGTCAACCTGGCCGAGGCGCTCCGGGTGGTCTCGATCCTCATCAAGCCCTTCCTGCCCCGGACCGCCGAGACCTTCTACTCCGCCTTCAACTTCGCCGACGCCCAGCCCTGGGACCGCGTCTCCTACCGCGACGCGTCGGCCCGCCCCGCCGGGCCCGACCTCCGCGTCACCGCCCCGCTCGTCGACGGCAAGGTCCCCCCGCTGTTCCCCAAGATCGACCTGAAGGCCGACGCCGGGAAGCAAGGCTGA